One region of Synechocystis sp. PCC 6714 genomic DNA includes:
- a CDS encoding DUF1819 family protein, with product MGTTARYTVSIARSGLRLRESRIIADLLLQKISDGDWQRKILEENVLQIGNVESIKRIAGLLRYRIEALGESLWLLIRDGDRQQATQTVFAGAVKESPLLGDFMDVVIREQRGLFAPKLENWMWSEYIEVCRGRDPFMPSWGPSTVKRLRSSVFRILSEVGYLKDSRSLMLQNVFIDDQLRHYLREKDEKYALRCLEAME from the coding sequence ATGGGCACCACCGCTAGATATACGGTCAGCATTGCTAGGTCTGGGCTCCGTCTGCGGGAGTCTCGTATTATTGCCGACTTACTCCTACAGAAAATTAGTGATGGGGATTGGCAAAGGAAAATTCTGGAGGAAAATGTTCTTCAAATTGGCAATGTTGAATCGATAAAAAGAATTGCAGGGCTACTCCGTTACCGCATAGAGGCCCTAGGGGAGTCATTATGGTTACTGATTCGGGATGGCGATCGCCAGCAAGCTACCCAAACAGTTTTTGCAGGAGCAGTTAAGGAGAGCCCACTTTTGGGGGACTTTATGGATGTAGTTATCCGTGAGCAGAGAGGTTTGTTTGCCCCTAAGCTCGAAAACTGGATGTGGAGTGAGTACATTGAAGTTTGTCGGGGCAGAGACCCATTTATGCCCTCTTGGGGGCCGTCAACGGTTAAACGGTTACGTTCCAGCGTTTTTCGTATTTTGTCCGAAGTAGGTTACCTCAAAGATAGTCGTAGCCTAATGTTGCAAAATGTATTTATTGATGATCAGCTACGGCACTATCTTAGAGAAAAAGACGAAAAATATGCTCTACGTTGTCTGGAGGCAATGGAGTGA
- a CDS encoding DUF1788 domain-containing protein — protein MTADLTHRWNQILSRITSQEFLANRGIGNEIACYVFDYDASEELHMREYLGLMLERLHNYHSQLQVLHLNLLDLVVAYLNQRSLLDKAIALEQSKGDGGLLKALKGPLTAEKIRDFIGAEYQPEEYDLLLISGVGSVWPLLRAHSLLNCLHPILGHTPLVMFYPGRFDGKTLRLFGGIASESAKPGTEPYYRAFSLVPRETSKC, from the coding sequence GTGACTGCTGATCTAACTCACCGCTGGAATCAAATTCTCTCCCGCATCACCAGCCAAGAATTTTTGGCTAATCGAGGCATTGGTAATGAGATTGCCTGCTATGTGTTTGATTACGATGCTAGTGAAGAATTACACATGCGGGAATATCTAGGGTTAATGTTAGAAAGGCTTCACAATTACCATAGTCAGCTTCAGGTACTGCATTTAAATCTATTGGACCTGGTTGTGGCTTATCTCAACCAGCGGAGTTTGCTAGATAAGGCGATCGCGCTGGAGCAATCAAAGGGAGACGGGGGTTTACTCAAAGCTCTGAAGGGTCCGTTAACAGCGGAAAAAATTAGAGATTTTATTGGAGCAGAATATCAACCAGAGGAATATGACCTATTGCTAATATCCGGGGTGGGGAGTGTCTGGCCCCTATTGCGAGCCCATAGCTTACTGAACTGTCTCCATCCCATTCTGGGCCACACGCCATTGGTAATGTTCTATCCGGGGCGTTTTGATGGCAAAACCCTGCGCTTATTTGGCGGCATAGCTTCTGAGTCTGCCAAACCGGGAACCGAGCCTTATTACCGAGCTTTTTCTTTAGTGCCCAGGGAGACCTCAAAATGCTGA
- a CDS encoding type II toxin-antitoxin system VapC family toxin, giving the protein MKFLLDTHILLWWLGNDNRLTSNERAVITNPEHLIFVSAASIWEMSIKKSLGKLSTPDNLLIVLKENNFQVLGIAAEHGLAIADLPKHHKDPFDRMLIVQAQTEGLILISQDSKFSQYDVPLLVS; this is encoded by the coding sequence ATGAAATTTTTGCTAGATACCCATATTTTGCTGTGGTGGCTCGGCAATGATAATCGTCTAACTTCTAATGAGCGAGCAGTGATTACCAATCCTGAACACTTAATCTTTGTTAGCGCCGCTAGCATTTGGGAAATGTCGATCAAAAAATCGTTAGGGAAATTATCAACCCCTGACAACTTACTAATAGTCCTCAAGGAAAACAACTTTCAGGTATTAGGCATTGCCGCAGAACATGGTTTGGCAATCGCTGATTTACCCAAACATCACAAAGATCCCTTTGATCGGATGCTCATTGTTCAAGCCCAGACAGAAGGGTTAATTTTAATTTCCCAGGACAGTAAATTCAGCCAGTATGATGTACCTCTACTAGTAAGTTGA
- a CDS encoding DUF4351 domain-containing protein, translating into MIDHDRLFKELLTTFFVEFLELFFPQVLDYLDQNSLIFLDKEIFTDVTAGEKYESDLVVQAKFQGQDAYFLIHVEAQASAKGNFNQRMFHYFARLHAKFDLPVYPIVLFSYDRPLKPALQGYCVNFPDFPVLTFNYRVIQLNQLNWRDFLSQPNPIASALMAKMQIAPTDRPKVKAECLRLLVTLKLDPARMQLISGFVDTYLTLNPEEESVFRSTIAELDSPDQEQVMQLTTSWMRQGIEQGQKSLLHKLIKHRFGELDDEILAKVEQLTVPQLEELGEVLLDCADVTDLEQWLQKSTENL; encoded by the coding sequence ATGATTGATCACGATCGCCTATTTAAGGAACTGCTAACCACCTTTTTTGTGGAATTCCTAGAGTTATTCTTCCCGCAGGTGTTGGACTATCTAGACCAAAATTCCCTAATTTTTCTCGACAAGGAAATTTTTACTGATGTCACCGCTGGGGAAAAATATGAAAGTGATCTGGTGGTACAAGCCAAATTTCAGGGGCAAGATGCCTATTTTTTAATCCATGTGGAAGCCCAAGCCAGTGCTAAGGGGAATTTCAACCAGCGGATGTTTCACTATTTTGCTCGCCTCCATGCCAAATTTGACCTGCCCGTGTATCCCATCGTCCTTTTTTCCTATGATCGCCCCCTGAAACCTGCCCTGCAGGGGTATTGCGTCAATTTTCCTGATTTTCCCGTCTTAACATTTAACTATCGAGTTATTCAACTCAACCAGCTTAATTGGCGCGATTTTTTAAGCCAACCTAATCCCATCGCATCGGCATTGATGGCTAAAATGCAGATAGCACCCACAGATCGTCCGAAAGTGAAAGCGGAATGCCTTCGGTTACTGGTTACCCTCAAGCTCGATCCCGCTAGAATGCAATTAATCTCAGGCTTTGTGGATACCTATCTGACCCTCAACCCAGAAGAAGAGTCGGTTTTTAGATCCACCATCGCCGAATTGGATTCCCCAGACCAGGAGCAAGTGATGCAATTAACTACCAGTTGGATGCGCCAAGGTATTGAACAAGGACAAAAATCTTTATTACACAAGTTGATCAAGCATCGTTTTGGGGAATTAGATGATGAAATTTTGGCAAAGGTTGAACAACTAACAGTGCCGCAGTTGGAGGAATTGGGGGAGGTACTATTGGATTGTGCTGATGTTACAGACTTGGAGCAATGGTTACAAAAATCTACTGAAAATTTGTAA
- a CDS encoding CopG family transcriptional regulator yields MPKKLSVPEIRVTSAEQQGLFAQAADPITPLKEIDMNGATLVELEDIVKAAHQSFQSHLGDALQAGLIAGKALLTAKQQFTYDRQTGGFRGWLERIEVSKSTAYRYIELATNEPIVSQAGTLSEAMERLAQHRAEQRALKAGQEQVEVRKRRVTLKLSNERDQKLESIAQSRGVDVSALIKEIVEQWLANEQDS; encoded by the coding sequence ATGCCTAAAAAACTATCAGTTCCTGAAATTCGGGTTACGTCGGCAGAACAGCAAGGTCTGTTTGCCCAAGCGGCTGACCCTATCACTCCATTGAAAGAAATTGATATGAACGGCGCCACCCTAGTGGAGCTGGAGGATATTGTTAAAGCTGCTCACCAGTCTTTCCAATCCCATTTAGGGGATGCACTCCAAGCTGGCTTAATTGCCGGTAAAGCGTTGTTAACGGCGAAACAACAGTTTACTTATGATCGCCAAACTGGGGGCTTTCGAGGCTGGCTGGAACGGATTGAAGTAAGCAAATCCACCGCCTATCGATATATTGAACTTGCAACAAACGAACCAATTGTGTCCCAGGCTGGGACACTTTCGGAAGCGATGGAACGATTAGCCCAACATCGGGCAGAACAGCGGGCCCTGAAGGCAGGGCAAGAACAAGTAGAGGTCAGGAAACGTCGGGTAACTCTCAAGTTGAGTAATGAGCGGGATCAAAAGCTGGAAAGCATTGCCCAAAGTCGGGGGGTGGATGTGTCAGCTTTGATAAAGGAAATTGTTGAGCAATGGTTGGCTAATGAGCAGGATAGCTAA
- the brxC gene encoding BREX system P-loop protein BrxC, whose translation MLIQDLFDRSIDRNINGVVKADQLDSVSVWQELEEFVVTQELRGHFSALIAVLLEAMESGVGAADKNGIWVSGFFGCGKSHLIKVLSYLLENAEHSVNGQTRRAVDFFTDKFADPMLFADLKRVMAIPTDTILFNIDSKADHGKGRDTLLQVFLRVLNEKQGYSGDHPHIAHLERHLDEKGKLATFHQAFEQAAGSSWLEERDAWEFYRDQVVSALTEALGQSTESVEKWVDQGGDNFSLTVENFARWAKRYLDRQGSNHRLMFLVDEVGQFIGNDTHLMLNLQTITEQLGTICQGRVWVVVTSQEDLDSVLGDLKSTKSHDFSKIQGRFKTRLSLSSNNVDEVIQKRLLLKNSTARSPLSEAYEGKQDILRNQLSFVNAGTTFKTYADVNEFIDCYPFAAYQFILVQKVFVSIRKAGATGLHLSEGERSTLDAFQSAAKQLGREPIGKLVPFYSFYPAVESFLDTTVKRTIDQAAENYVLQPFDIKILQVLFLIRYVEELPGTVDNLVTLCVDEIDADRLSLRKTIERCLARLEGQTLIARNGDLYFFLTNEERDIGREIKNTPIASGAEERELGNLLFLDILGDENKHKYKKTGKDFSFNRICDDQVIGSRTEGSLEVIFASPLGESYETLSGNEACLMQTSHERHQVLIRLPDDVSLGRELRTYIQTESYLRSKQSGTLPDTTKRILGDRHGENRGRRARLLAIIKTMLESACYFASGYQLDIRSSDPKSALGEALEYVIVNAYPKMGHIQHQHPNPKQEIQTLLRANDVEQTSLGLNTPEANPEALNDLREYLQLAALKNQQVVVYDLINKRFGDRPYGWPELEVALLLARLMVLKEVELLEISKVPIPLEQAYDYLTLPGKQRKALLQRREIADVQLIKQAQTLGKELWGQIFPEEEDKLFQTLQAQLRDWDDALNEFATLAHAGYPGAEEIDRCRQTLRPLMGENNSLRFLKRFLTSKNDLLDLEEDYQELSNFYTHQRHSWEQLRATVQELSQNRLQLESHTEAGKALDRMEKILQEKRPYGFLAQASALKEKASTYNNQLVSDARQQAMVTLQSYLGQIDTEIGNCGGDAALLSQAIAPLERLIKEVEHSGSIAHIRHAQEEGESAFEQGMRLIEQAILASQIEISGGGSPPQPKLKPRRVLEVKRLCQDSFLETQADIDDFLSRLRQELEKAIATGERIQIK comes from the coding sequence ATGCTGATTCAAGACCTATTTGATCGCTCCATTGATCGCAATATCAATGGAGTAGTTAAAGCTGACCAACTGGATTCAGTCTCCGTTTGGCAAGAGTTAGAGGAGTTTGTGGTTACCCAGGAATTGAGAGGGCATTTTAGTGCTCTTATTGCTGTCCTGTTGGAGGCAATGGAATCGGGGGTAGGAGCGGCAGATAAAAATGGCATTTGGGTATCCGGCTTTTTTGGTTGCGGCAAATCTCACTTGATTAAAGTGCTGTCCTACCTGCTGGAAAATGCCGAGCATAGCGTCAATGGACAAACCCGTCGGGCAGTGGATTTTTTCACGGATAAGTTTGCGGACCCCATGCTATTTGCCGACCTGAAACGGGTCATGGCCATCCCCACTGATACTATTTTGTTCAATATTGATAGCAAAGCTGACCATGGCAAGGGAAGAGATACCCTGTTACAGGTATTTCTGCGGGTATTGAATGAGAAACAAGGTTATAGTGGCGACCATCCCCACATTGCCCACTTAGAAAGGCATTTGGACGAAAAAGGTAAGTTGGCTACTTTCCATCAAGCTTTTGAGCAAGCTGCCGGCAGTTCTTGGCTAGAAGAACGGGATGCCTGGGAATTTTACCGAGATCAAGTTGTCAGTGCGCTGACAGAGGCCCTGGGACAGAGCACAGAATCAGTAGAAAAATGGGTTGATCAAGGGGGGGATAACTTTAGTCTGACGGTGGAAAACTTTGCTCGCTGGGCAAAACGCTATTTGGATCGTCAGGGCTCCAACCACCGGCTCATGTTTTTGGTGGATGAGGTGGGGCAGTTTATTGGTAACGATACCCATCTAATGCTGAATCTTCAGACAATTACCGAACAACTAGGGACAATTTGCCAAGGCCGGGTTTGGGTGGTGGTAACTTCCCAGGAAGACTTGGATTCGGTACTCGGAGATTTGAAAAGCACTAAATCCCACGATTTTTCTAAGATTCAAGGACGATTTAAAACCCGTTTATCCCTCTCCAGTAACAACGTCGATGAAGTCATTCAGAAACGTCTCTTGCTAAAAAATTCAACGGCCCGATCGCCATTGAGTGAAGCCTATGAAGGCAAACAGGACATTTTGCGCAATCAGCTTTCCTTTGTGAATGCTGGAACAACCTTCAAAACCTATGCCGATGTTAATGAATTTATTGATTGCTATCCTTTTGCCGCCTACCAATTTATATTGGTACAAAAAGTGTTTGTGTCAATTCGTAAGGCGGGGGCTACGGGCTTACATCTTTCAGAGGGGGAACGCTCAACCCTAGATGCATTCCAAAGTGCGGCGAAGCAATTGGGGCGGGAACCCATTGGTAAGCTGGTGCCCTTCTATTCCTTTTATCCGGCAGTGGAAAGCTTCCTCGACACCACTGTTAAACGCACTATTGACCAGGCCGCTGAAAATTATGTCCTGCAACCCTTCGACATCAAAATTCTCCAGGTTCTGTTCTTAATTCGCTATGTGGAAGAGTTGCCGGGAACAGTGGACAACCTAGTAACTCTCTGTGTAGATGAAATTGATGCTGATCGCCTGTCGCTACGGAAAACCATTGAGAGATGTTTAGCCCGTTTGGAAGGACAAACCCTCATTGCCCGCAATGGGGACCTGTATTTCTTCCTGACCAATGAGGAACGGGACATTGGCCGGGAAATTAAGAACACCCCCATTGCCTCTGGCGCAGAAGAGCGGGAACTGGGAAACCTGTTATTTCTCGATATTTTGGGGGATGAGAATAAACATAAATATAAAAAGACGGGCAAGGATTTTAGCTTTAACCGTATTTGCGACGATCAAGTCATTGGTTCCCGCACAGAAGGCAGTTTAGAGGTGATTTTTGCTAGTCCCCTAGGGGAATCCTACGAAACCCTATCGGGCAATGAAGCCTGCCTAATGCAAACGAGCCATGAACGACACCAGGTCTTAATTCGCCTGCCTGACGATGTCAGCCTAGGGCGGGAGTTACGGACTTACATTCAAACCGAGTCCTATCTGAGAAGCAAACAGAGTGGTACTTTACCGGACACCACTAAGCGTATTTTGGGCGATCGCCATGGGGAAAATCGTGGGCGACGGGCCCGATTATTGGCAATTATCAAAACCATGTTGGAATCTGCTTGCTATTTTGCCAGCGGTTATCAGCTCGATATTCGCAGTTCTGATCCCAAATCAGCCCTGGGGGAAGCCTTGGAGTATGTCATTGTCAATGCTTATCCTAAAATGGGGCATATCCAACACCAGCATCCTAATCCTAAGCAGGAAATCCAAACGCTGTTGCGGGCGAATGACGTTGAGCAAACATCGTTAGGGCTAAATACGCCGGAGGCAAACCCCGAAGCGTTAAATGATTTGCGGGAGTATCTACAACTTGCCGCCTTGAAAAATCAGCAAGTAGTTGTCTATGACTTAATCAATAAACGTTTTGGCGATCGCCCCTATGGTTGGCCGGAGTTGGAGGTGGCCCTATTATTGGCCCGACTGATGGTACTCAAGGAAGTCGAACTGTTGGAGATCAGTAAAGTCCCCATCCCCCTAGAGCAGGCCTATGACTACCTCACCCTACCGGGAAAGCAACGAAAAGCTCTGCTCCAACGACGGGAAATTGCCGATGTCCAATTAATCAAGCAGGCCCAAACCCTCGGTAAGGAACTCTGGGGACAAATTTTCCCGGAGGAAGAGGATAAACTTTTTCAGACCCTCCAAGCTCAGTTACGGGATTGGGATGATGCTCTGAATGAGTTTGCCACCCTGGCCCATGCGGGCTATCCCGGCGCAGAAGAAATTGACCGTTGTCGTCAGACCCTGCGACCGTTGATGGGGGAAAACAATTCCCTCCGTTTCCTAAAGCGATTTCTAACCAGCAAAAACGATTTACTAGATTTGGAGGAGGATTACCAAGAGCTAAGCAATTTTTACACCCATCAGCGTCATAGTTGGGAGCAATTACGGGCCACCGTCCAAGAACTAAGCCAAAATCGCCTCCAATTGGAATCCCATACGGAAGCAGGGAAGGCCTTGGATCGAATGGAGAAAATTCTTCAGGAAAAACGCCCCTACGGTTTTCTTGCCCAAGCCTCAGCCTTAAAGGAGAAGGCCAGCACCTATAACAACCAGTTGGTCAGTGATGCCCGTCAGCAAGCAATGGTTACTCTTCAGTCCTACCTTGGCCAAATTGACACGGAGATTGGTAATTGTGGGGGAGATGCCGCTTTACTCTCTCAGGCGATCGCCCCTTTGGAGCGGTTAATTAAAGAGGTGGAGCATTCGGGCAGTATTGCCCATATTCGTCATGCCCAGGAAGAAGGGGAATCGGCTTTTGAGCAAGGAATGCGGTTAATTGAACAAGCAATCCTAGCATCACAAATAGAAATTTCGGGGGGAGGCAGTCCACCCCAGCCTAAGCTCAAACCTCGCCGGGTGTTAGAAGTGAAACGTCTTTGCCAGGATAGTTTTCTTGAAACCCAAGCGGATATTGATGATTTTTTAAGCCGCCTTCGTCAGGAACTCGAAAAGGCGATCGCCACTGGGGAACGGATACAAATTAAGTAG
- a CDS encoding type II toxin-antitoxin system Phd/YefM family antitoxin — translation MRNANIHEAKTHLSQLIESVLAGEDVIISRAGKPLVRLVPYEGVSKPRQPGAWEGQIIMADDFNEESPEINAMFYGDEE, via the coding sequence ATGCGTAACGCCAATATTCACGAAGCCAAGACCCATCTATCCCAACTCATAGAATCCGTGTTAGCCGGGGAAGATGTCATCATTAGCAGGGCCGGAAAACCCCTAGTGCGCTTAGTTCCCTACGAAGGAGTCTCCAAACCTCGCCAACCCGGAGCCTGGGAAGGACAGATCATCATGGCGGACGACTTCAACGAAGAATCCCCAGAGATCAACGCTATGTTTTACGGGGATGAAGAATGA